The Haloarchaeobius amylolyticus genome window below encodes:
- a CDS encoding gamma carbonic anhydrase family protein has translation MVDRRHYEFEGEAPRIHDSAFVARDATLVGDVTVEADASVWPGVVLRGDIGPVRIGESSHVGDTAVLHDSRIQERVMIGHGAVLNDADVATGSLVGINATLNSDVSVGERTIVASGTVVPDGFTIPAESFVRGVPAEVVPLSETTVDPEEIADAYSSGAYTDLASRHEELFE, from the coding sequence ATGGTAGACCGTCGCCACTACGAGTTCGAAGGAGAGGCCCCCAGAATCCACGACTCGGCGTTCGTCGCCCGGGACGCGACGCTCGTCGGCGACGTCACGGTGGAGGCGGACGCCAGCGTCTGGCCGGGCGTCGTCCTCCGGGGCGACATCGGGCCCGTCCGCATCGGCGAGAGCTCGCACGTCGGCGACACGGCGGTCCTGCACGACTCCCGCATCCAGGAGCGCGTGATGATCGGCCACGGGGCCGTCCTGAACGACGCCGACGTGGCGACGGGCTCGCTGGTCGGCATCAACGCCACGCTCAACTCCGACGTGTCGGTCGGCGAGCGGACCATCGTCGCGTCGGGGACCGTCGTCCCGGACGGCTTCACCATCCCCGCAGAGTCGTTCGTCCGGGGTGTCCCGGCCGAGGTGGTCCCGCTGTCGGAGACGACGGTCGACCCCGAGGAGATCGCAGACGCGTACTCCTCAGGTGCCTACACGGACCTCGCGTCCCGGCACGAGGAACTGTTCGAGTAG
- a CDS encoding carboxypeptidase-like regulatory domain-containing protein, giving the protein MRLTAIVLGLVLLLAPLTGVAAADGSTPDVALRITVVSETGDPVGNANVTITYGDEQKTRETVSNGEVLFDVPEGADVGVEVDHPSLVRNHPTSLANVQDGDELTVKMYESASATLSVEDRDGAVADAKVTVKKSDQRPAATGTTGSDGAFETGEIEAGEYTVTIAKSGYYREQTTIVAGDSTTETVSIREGSVNVEFGVVDPYFNESRPLQASIAIDGVGTFQTDKNGNRTVSLGVNTEYPVTVTKDGYQSYSGTFTVGESAKTVTYELTREPALSLEPANTQVVVGQNLRVTVTDEYGEPAEGVDVRVDGSSKATTGADGGATVEITSAGEVELSAANGSVTSDVVTIEGVQPATDSSDGTTTADTTDQTTATTAPGTETTGEDGGGGGATPGFGIGVALVALLGSLLVLQKRG; this is encoded by the coding sequence ATGCGCTTGACAGCCATCGTACTCGGCCTCGTCCTGCTGCTCGCACCGCTCACAGGTGTCGCGGCTGCCGACGGCTCCACACCCGACGTCGCCCTCCGGATCACCGTCGTCTCCGAGACGGGTGACCCCGTCGGCAACGCCAACGTGACCATCACGTACGGCGACGAGCAGAAGACGCGCGAGACCGTCTCGAACGGCGAGGTCCTGTTCGACGTCCCGGAAGGTGCTGACGTCGGCGTGGAGGTCGACCACCCATCGCTGGTCCGCAATCACCCCACGTCGCTGGCGAACGTCCAGGACGGCGACGAGTTGACCGTGAAGATGTACGAGAGCGCGAGTGCGACCCTCAGCGTCGAGGACCGTGACGGGGCGGTCGCCGACGCGAAGGTGACCGTCAAGAAGAGCGACCAGCGCCCCGCGGCGACCGGTACCACGGGCAGCGACGGGGCGTTCGAGACGGGTGAGATAGAGGCCGGGGAGTACACCGTGACCATCGCCAAGTCGGGGTACTACCGGGAGCAGACCACCATCGTCGCGGGTGACTCGACCACGGAGACCGTCTCCATACGCGAGGGCAGCGTGAACGTCGAGTTCGGCGTGGTCGACCCGTACTTCAACGAGTCGCGACCGCTCCAGGCGTCCATCGCCATCGACGGCGTCGGGACGTTCCAGACCGACAAGAACGGCAACCGCACCGTGAGCCTCGGCGTGAACACGGAGTACCCCGTGACGGTCACGAAGGACGGCTACCAGAGCTACAGCGGCACCTTCACCGTCGGAGAGTCCGCGAAGACGGTCACCTACGAGCTCACGCGCGAGCCGGCACTCTCGCTCGAACCGGCGAACACGCAGGTCGTCGTCGGCCAGAACCTCCGCGTGACGGTGACCGACGAGTACGGTGAGCCCGCCGAGGGCGTCGACGTCCGTGTCGACGGGAGTTCGAAGGCCACGACCGGCGCCGACGGCGGTGCGACCGTCGAGATAACCTCCGCAGGCGAGGTCGAACTCTCGGCGGCGAACGGCTCCGTGACCTCGGACGTGGTGACCATCGAGGGCGTCCAGCCCGCGACCGATTCTTCCGATGGAACCACGACCGCGGACACGACCGACCAGACCACGGCGACGACCGCACCCGGCACCGAGACCACGGGTGAGGACGGCGGCGGCGGTGGCGCGACGCCCGGCTTCGGTATCGGCGTCGCTCTCGTCGCGCTGCTCGGGAGTCTGCTCGTGCTGCAGAAGCGAGGCTGA
- the cruF gene encoding bisanhydrobacterioruberin hydratase, whose product MDRLGGGGGFDRRRLEARFDALVREHRFTIAVVFPAVGAVSLVASAEGLLPEFMAYNALFIMFGVVVMRLPLIAGVLPVLGKKGLASIGLLTLYAYGIELIGVRTGWPYGHFEYEISLGPMLFGEIPIGLPVFFFPLVLNAYLLTILLLEDYAKNRAVRLLATIAAVLAIDLVLDPGAVAVNFWEYAAHPDGVGGYYGVPASNYLGWVLSATVAVVLFDVAFEGTDLRGRLDSCEFMLDDLVSFVVLWGSINAFYANWIPAFLAVGFGIGLLQTDRFDFEVGDSALVQVVRRAF is encoded by the coding sequence ATGGATAGGCTGGGCGGTGGCGGCGGGTTCGACCGCCGGCGTCTCGAGGCGCGTTTCGACGCCCTCGTGCGGGAGCACCGCTTCACCATCGCGGTCGTGTTCCCCGCGGTCGGCGCCGTCTCGCTGGTCGCCAGTGCCGAGGGGCTCCTGCCCGAGTTCATGGCCTACAACGCGCTGTTCATCATGTTCGGCGTGGTCGTCATGCGCCTGCCCCTCATCGCGGGCGTCCTGCCCGTCCTCGGGAAGAAGGGCCTCGCCAGCATCGGCCTGCTGACGCTCTACGCCTACGGTATCGAGCTGATAGGGGTCCGCACCGGCTGGCCCTATGGGCACTTCGAGTACGAGATATCGCTCGGGCCGATGCTGTTCGGGGAGATACCCATCGGGCTCCCGGTGTTCTTCTTCCCCCTGGTGCTGAACGCCTACCTGCTCACCATCCTGCTGCTCGAGGACTACGCGAAGAACCGGGCGGTCCGCCTGCTCGCGACCATCGCGGCCGTCCTCGCCATCGACCTCGTTCTCGACCCGGGCGCGGTCGCGGTGAACTTCTGGGAGTACGCGGCCCACCCCGACGGCGTCGGCGGCTACTACGGCGTCCCGGCCTCGAACTACCTGGGGTGGGTACTCTCCGCGACGGTCGCCGTCGTGCTGTTCGACGTCGCGTTCGAGGGCACCGACCTGCGCGGGCGGCTGGACTCCTGTGAGTTCATGCTCGACGACCTCGTCAGTTTCGTGGTCCTGTGGGGCAGCATCAACGCGTTCTACGCCAACTGGATCCCCGCGTTCCTGGCCGTCGGGTTCGGCATCGGCCTCCTCCAGACCGACCGCTTCGACTTCGAGGTCGGCGACAGCGCGCTGGTCCAGGTCGTGAGACGGGCGTTCTGA
- a CDS encoding phytoene desaturase family protein: MTSLSGTSVVVVGSGFGGLSTACYLADAGADVTVLEKNEQLGGRASVLEKDGFRFDMGPSWYLMPDVFERFFGHFDRTPTDYYGLERLDPHYRIFFKDGDEVDITADIERTKQVFESYEAGAGEALERYLDKSEENYDVGMEHFVYEDRSSLRDFIDIDVARQARGLSLLGSMQDHVEKYFDHPKLQQIMQYTLVFLGGSPKNTPALYNLMSHVDFNLGVWYPENGLGGVVDGIVEMAEELGVEFYVDEPVTAIKGRGGGFLVETAHGHKYPADLVVSDADYAHTEQELLPEEKRQYDAEYWDSRTYAPSAFLMYMGVEGDVDELAHHTLVLPTDWEEHFDKIFEDPEWPEDPAYYLCVPSETDDSVAPEGHSNLFVLVPIAPGLDDDEETRQWYRDLVLDDIAQNTGVDLRDRLVVEEMFSVSEFGERYNSMQGTALGMAHTLRQTALFRPPHRSKKVDGLYFTGSYTTPGIGVPMCLISGDLTADCILEDHAN, translated from the coding sequence ATGACTTCCCTCTCTGGAACGTCGGTGGTCGTCGTCGGCTCCGGGTTCGGCGGCCTCTCGACTGCCTGCTATCTCGCTGACGCCGGTGCCGACGTCACGGTCCTCGAGAAGAACGAACAGCTCGGCGGCCGCGCCTCCGTGCTGGAGAAAGACGGCTTCCGCTTCGACATGGGCCCGTCGTGGTACCTGATGCCCGACGTGTTCGAGCGCTTCTTCGGGCACTTCGACCGCACCCCCACGGACTACTACGGCCTCGAACGGCTCGACCCCCACTACCGCATCTTCTTCAAGGACGGCGACGAGGTCGACATCACCGCCGACATCGAGCGGACCAAGCAGGTCTTCGAGTCCTACGAGGCGGGCGCGGGCGAGGCGCTCGAACGCTACCTCGACAAGTCCGAGGAGAACTACGACGTCGGGATGGAGCACTTCGTCTACGAGGACCGCTCCTCGCTCCGGGACTTCATCGACATCGACGTGGCGCGGCAGGCCCGCGGCCTCTCGCTGCTGGGGTCGATGCAGGACCACGTCGAGAAGTACTTCGACCACCCGAAGCTCCAGCAGATCATGCAGTACACGCTGGTCTTCCTCGGCGGCTCGCCGAAGAACACGCCGGCGCTGTACAACCTCATGAGCCACGTCGACTTCAACCTCGGCGTCTGGTACCCCGAGAACGGGCTGGGCGGCGTGGTCGACGGTATCGTCGAGATGGCCGAGGAACTGGGCGTCGAGTTCTACGTCGACGAACCCGTGACGGCCATCAAGGGCCGCGGCGGCGGCTTCCTCGTCGAGACGGCCCACGGCCACAAGTACCCGGCCGACCTCGTGGTCTCCGACGCCGACTACGCCCACACCGAGCAGGAGCTCCTGCCCGAGGAGAAGCGCCAGTACGACGCGGAGTACTGGGACTCGCGGACCTACGCCCCCTCGGCGTTCCTCATGTACATGGGCGTCGAGGGCGACGTGGACGAACTCGCTCACCACACCCTCGTCCTCCCGACCGACTGGGAGGAGCACTTCGACAAGATATTCGAGGACCCCGAGTGGCCCGAGGACCCCGCGTACTACCTCTGTGTCCCCTCCGAGACCGACGATTCCGTGGCCCCCGAGGGCCACAGCAACCTGTTCGTGCTCGTGCCCATCGCGCCGGGGCTGGACGACGACGAGGAGACGCGCCAGTGGTACCGCGACCTCGTCCTCGACGACATCGCACAGAACACCGGCGTCGACCTGCGCGACCGCCTCGTCGTCGAGGAGATGTTCTCCGTCTCGGAGTTCGGCGAGCGCTACAACTCGATGCAGGGGACCGCACTCGGGATGGCACACACGCTGCGCCAGACCGCACTGTTCCGGCCGCCACACCGCTCGAAGAAGGTCGACGGCCTGTACTTCACCGGCTCGTACACCACGCCCGGCATCGGCGTCCCGATGTGCCTCATCTCGGGTGACCTGACGGCCGACTGCATCCTGGAGGACCACGCGAACTGA
- a CDS encoding phytoene/squalene synthase family protein, which translates to MKKTQVNAGKAIQRKTGKTFHIATRLLPQRIRHPTYVLYGFFRIADEVVDDPDGTSPDEQAARLETLRAQALGEEPTDDPVMQAFCELCDEHDIDDEWVNEFVDAMAADIDTDRYETYQELEDYMRGSAAAVGVMMTDIMDLSEEEYERALPHAVKLGEAFQLSNFLRDVREDVVDRDRVYLPIETLERHDVDVEEVLNLESSPEFRDAVREEVSRAEDLYREGVAGIRYLPEDCQFAVLLAAVLYAEHHRAIRAVDYNTIDHEPDLSLARKLSLVAKTRWHWLWNKDPEAIFHRVSAVPASEDTSHHEHGRGWTRWLPTR; encoded by the coding sequence ATGAAGAAAACACAGGTCAACGCGGGGAAGGCCATCCAGCGCAAGACTGGAAAGACGTTCCACATCGCGACCCGGCTCCTCCCCCAGCGCATCCGCCATCCGACGTACGTCCTCTACGGGTTCTTCCGTATCGCCGACGAGGTCGTCGACGACCCGGACGGCACGTCGCCCGACGAACAGGCCGCCCGCCTCGAAACCCTCCGTGCACAGGCGCTCGGCGAAGAACCGACCGACGATCCGGTCATGCAGGCCTTCTGCGAGCTGTGCGACGAGCACGACATCGACGACGAGTGGGTGAACGAGTTCGTCGACGCGATGGCCGCCGACATCGACACCGACCGGTACGAGACGTACCAGGAACTCGAGGACTACATGCGCGGCTCCGCGGCCGCCGTCGGCGTGATGATGACCGACATCATGGACCTCTCGGAGGAGGAGTACGAGCGCGCGCTCCCCCACGCCGTCAAGCTCGGGGAAGCGTTCCAGCTCTCGAACTTCCTCCGGGACGTCCGCGAGGACGTGGTCGACCGTGACCGCGTCTACCTGCCCATCGAGACCCTGGAGCGCCACGACGTCGACGTCGAGGAGGTCCTGAACCTCGAATCGTCGCCCGAGTTCCGCGACGCCGTCCGCGAGGAGGTCTCCCGCGCCGAGGACCTCTACCGCGAGGGCGTCGCCGGCATCCGCTACCTCCCCGAGGACTGCCAGTTCGCGGTCCTGCTCGCCGCGGTGCTCTACGCCGAACACCACCGCGCCATCCGGGCGGTCGACTACAACACCATCGACCACGAGCCCGACCTCTCGCTGGCCCGCAAGCTCTCGCTCGTGGCGAAGACCCGCTGGCACTGGCTCTGGAACAAGGACCCGGAAGCCATCTTCCACCGCGTGAGCGCGGTGCCCGCCAGCGAGGACACGAGCCACCACGAACACGGCCGGGGCTGGACGCGCTGGCTGCCGACGCGGTAG
- a CDS encoding prenyltransferase, translated as MTDVATRLASAVPSEETLPGYLLRLSRPRFWFYLAGPVVVGVAYAAGSSAELFAPVAVALFLYFTFPANVFLYGVNDVFDRDVDEYNPKKEGKEVRYRDSPTVNVLILASGVVGLPFVFVLSQEAGIAMAAYYVLAVQYSAPPFRFKTKPLFDSLSNGLYVLPGVVAYAALAGEFPPLLAVAGGWLWTMGMHTFSAIPDIEPDREAGIRTTATFLGEARTYLYCGLTWLAAAGAFALVDWRLGLLLGVYPVFVAGIALSDVAVDRAYWWFPFVNTVVGMLMTMGALWVMVHG; from the coding sequence ATGACGGACGTGGCGACCCGACTCGCATCGGCGGTCCCCTCCGAGGAGACGCTCCCGGGCTACCTCCTCCGGCTCTCGAGGCCGCGGTTCTGGTTCTACCTCGCCGGCCCGGTGGTCGTGGGCGTCGCCTACGCCGCCGGCTCCTCGGCCGAGCTGTTCGCGCCCGTCGCGGTCGCGCTGTTCCTGTACTTCACGTTCCCCGCGAACGTCTTCCTCTACGGCGTCAACGACGTGTTCGACCGCGACGTCGACGAGTACAACCCGAAGAAGGAGGGCAAGGAGGTCCGGTACCGCGACAGCCCGACCGTGAACGTCCTGATACTCGCGTCGGGCGTCGTCGGGCTCCCGTTCGTCTTCGTGCTCTCGCAGGAGGCTGGCATCGCCATGGCCGCGTACTACGTCCTCGCGGTGCAGTACAGCGCGCCACCCTTCCGGTTCAAGACGAAGCCCCTGTTCGACTCGCTGTCGAACGGCCTGTACGTCCTGCCCGGCGTGGTCGCCTACGCCGCGCTCGCGGGCGAGTTCCCGCCCCTGCTGGCGGTCGCCGGCGGCTGGCTCTGGACGATGGGGATGCACACGTTCTCGGCCATCCCGGACATCGAGCCCGACCGCGAGGCCGGCATCCGCACCACCGCGACGTTCCTCGGCGAGGCCCGGACCTACCTCTACTGCGGGCTGACGTGGCTCGCCGCCGCGGGCGCGTTCGCCCTCGTCGACTGGCGCCTCGGCCTCTTGCTCGGCGTCTACCCGGTGTTCGTCGCCGGTATCGCCCTCTCGGACGTGGCCGTCGACCGCGCCTACTGGTGGTTCCCGTTCGTGAACACGGTCGTCGGGATGCTGATGACGATGGGTGCGCTGTGGGTGATGGTGCATGGATAG
- a CDS encoding disulfide bond formation protein B — MNSSRLQRHVLLAATLVATVATVGSLYFRYGMGLFPCELCWYQRILMYPLVVVLGIAAIENRAAVYRTALPLAAVGWVVAAYHSYAQVAGDTLMCSSFCASIQYQLFGVLTIPNLSLIAFTAILVLVGTLAYGARRPVTGPTDAEQVRCD, encoded by the coding sequence ATGAACTCGTCCCGCTTGCAGCGCCACGTCCTCCTCGCGGCGACCCTCGTCGCGACCGTCGCGACGGTGGGGAGCCTCTACTTCCGGTACGGTATGGGGCTGTTCCCGTGTGAACTCTGCTGGTACCAGCGCATCCTCATGTACCCGCTGGTGGTCGTCCTCGGCATCGCGGCCATCGAGAACCGGGCCGCGGTGTACCGGACCGCGCTGCCCCTCGCCGCGGTCGGGTGGGTCGTCGCGGCCTACCACTCCTACGCGCAGGTCGCGGGGGACACGCTGATGTGCTCGTCGTTCTGTGCCTCGATCCAGTACCAGCTGTTCGGGGTGTTGACCATCCCGAACCTCTCGCTCATCGCGTTCACCGCCATCCTCGTGCTGGTCGGGACGCTCGCGTACGGGGCTCGCCGACCCGTGACCGGGCCGACCGACGCAGAACAGGTTCGCTGTGACTGA
- a CDS encoding phosphoribosylamine--glycine ligase: MDRRNFLFVSIDGLIGDVAWRVRQQGHDVRYFIESESEREIANGFVEKTEDWEAEVEWADVVVFDDVFGHGTHAEHLREEGHAVVGGTEYTDRLEEDKGFGQEELADHGVNILPRRRFTDFDEAVSFVQDNPDRYVIKPSGEVQNVKRLVYVGEDDDGGDVVDVLRAYKKAWGHRMQSFELQRRADGVEVAIGAFFDGTAFVEPVNVNFEHKKLFPGNVGPPTGEMGTSMFWTEPTSLFERTLRPLEETLAEEGYVGYIDLNCIVNGRGIYPLEFTPRFGYPGIFIQEEGMKTPISQFLYDLAHGTDPDLEVHRGFQVGVRVCLPPFPFNDEATFDENSKNAAIVFREAFEGERPPGVHIEDAKRVGPDGTAEGVTPANGQWRVSGSSGIPLVVTGAGTSMRAAQKQVYDRIQDIILPNMYYRDDIGDRWVNDGDRLLSWGYLR; encoded by the coding sequence ATGGACCGACGCAACTTCCTCTTCGTCTCCATCGATGGACTCATCGGAGACGTGGCCTGGCGCGTCCGCCAGCAGGGCCACGACGTCCGGTACTTCATCGAGAGCGAATCCGAGCGCGAGATCGCGAACGGGTTCGTCGAGAAGACGGAGGACTGGGAGGCCGAGGTCGAGTGGGCCGACGTCGTCGTCTTCGACGACGTGTTCGGCCACGGCACCCACGCGGAACACCTCCGCGAGGAAGGCCACGCGGTCGTCGGCGGGACCGAGTACACCGACAGGCTGGAGGAGGACAAGGGGTTCGGACAGGAGGAACTGGCCGACCACGGCGTGAACATCCTGCCCCGTCGCCGGTTCACCGACTTCGACGAGGCCGTCTCGTTCGTCCAGGACAACCCCGACCGCTACGTCATCAAACCCTCCGGCGAGGTCCAGAACGTCAAGCGACTGGTGTACGTCGGCGAGGACGACGACGGCGGCGACGTGGTCGACGTGCTCCGGGCGTACAAGAAGGCCTGGGGCCACCGCATGCAGTCGTTCGAACTCCAGCGCCGCGCCGACGGCGTCGAGGTCGCCATCGGAGCGTTCTTCGACGGCACCGCGTTCGTCGAACCGGTCAACGTCAACTTCGAGCACAAGAAGCTCTTCCCCGGCAACGTCGGCCCGCCGACCGGGGAGATGGGCACCTCGATGTTCTGGACCGAGCCGACGAGCCTGTTCGAACGCACCCTCCGGCCGCTGGAGGAGACGCTCGCCGAGGAGGGGTACGTCGGCTACATCGACCTGAACTGCATCGTCAACGGGCGGGGTATCTACCCGCTCGAGTTCACGCCGCGGTTCGGCTACCCGGGCATCTTCATCCAGGAAGAGGGGATGAAGACACCCATCTCGCAGTTCCTGTACGACCTCGCACACGGGACCGACCCCGACCTCGAGGTCCACCGCGGCTTCCAGGTGGGCGTCCGCGTCTGCCTCCCCCCGTTCCCGTTCAACGACGAGGCCACCTTCGACGAGAACTCGAAGAACGCGGCCATCGTCTTCCGGGAGGCCTTCGAGGGCGAGCGCCCGCCCGGAGTCCACATCGAGGACGCAAAGCGCGTCGGCCCCGACGGGACTGCCGAGGGCGTCACCCCGGCCAACGGCCAGTGGCGCGTCTCCGGCTCCTCCGGCATCCCACTGGTCGTCACCGGCGCTGGCACCTCGATGCGAGCGGCCCAGAAGCAGGTGTACGACCGTATCCAGGACATCATCCTCCCGAACATGTACTACCGTGACGACATCGGCGACCGCTGGGTGAACGACGGCGACAGACTCCTCTCGTGGGGGTACCTGCGATGA
- a CDS encoding SDR family NAD(P)-dependent oxidoreductase: protein MNDLTAVVTGASRGIGAAIAHEFADRGAHVVLCARSAEDADAVADDIESAGGAATAMRADVRDEYDVERLLETASRVGGGIDVVVANAGVYHGTPGETPIQDESYSGFDDHLRTNVRGVFATLSEAVPHLNEGARLLVPTGKIARDAKPGIGSYAVSKAAAEAVARQFAADTDYVAGCVDPGQVATDLSGPGGRDPADVAPMFAWAATECPAEDLAGKVVGLREWKTATR from the coding sequence ATGAACGACCTCACAGCAGTCGTCACCGGCGCGAGCCGTGGCATCGGCGCGGCAATCGCACACGAGTTCGCGGACCGGGGCGCACACGTGGTCCTGTGCGCTCGCAGTGCCGAGGACGCCGACGCCGTCGCCGACGACATCGAGTCGGCGGGCGGGGCGGCGACTGCGATGCGGGCCGACGTCCGCGACGAGTACGACGTGGAGCGCCTGCTGGAGACCGCCTCCCGGGTCGGCGGCGGTATCGACGTGGTCGTCGCCAACGCGGGCGTCTACCACGGCACGCCGGGCGAGACGCCCATCCAGGACGAGTCGTACTCGGGGTTCGACGACCACCTCCGGACCAACGTCCGCGGCGTGTTCGCCACGCTATCCGAGGCGGTCCCGCACCTGAACGAGGGCGCACGACTGCTGGTGCCGACGGGGAAGATCGCCCGCGACGCCAAGCCCGGCATCGGCTCCTACGCCGTCTCGAAGGCGGCCGCCGAGGCGGTCGCCCGGCAGTTCGCCGCCGACACCGACTACGTCGCCGGCTGTGTCGACCCCGGACAGGTCGCGACCGACCTGTCGGGCCCCGGCGGGCGCGACCCGGCCGACGTGGCCCCGATGTTCGCCTGGGCGGCCACCGAGTGCCCGGCCGAGGACCTCGCCGGCAAGGTGGTCGGACTCCGCGAGTGGAAGACGGCGACGCGCTAG
- a CDS encoding SDR family NAD(P)-dependent oxidoreductase, which yields MGGIMDHAATRRVVVLTGANEGIGHHMLRTLLDDGYRVAGLDIDVSNLEPLQDAHPDSLRYHECDVTSDADVQAAVDAVLDEWGRIDILVNNAAILHFGFFEDQTLDDANTVFDVNVFGYLRTIHAVLPHMRARNVGIIHNVSSGVGLVGNPGLTGYGASKGAIEAFTKSLRLELQDTGVAVTVMHPRLAATRSALDLGYPDSQLRDPTDVGRKLARKIESRKPVVFTDRVTRLGLWAAQRFPFLVRRGTRRFVEEHEAAPPADAR from the coding sequence ATGGGCGGTATCATGGACCACGCTGCGACCCGACGGGTCGTCGTCCTCACCGGTGCGAACGAGGGTATCGGCCACCACATGCTGCGGACGCTCCTCGACGACGGCTATCGCGTCGCGGGGCTGGATATCGACGTGTCGAACCTCGAACCGCTACAGGACGCCCACCCCGACAGCCTGCGATACCACGAGTGCGACGTGACCAGCGACGCGGACGTCCAGGCGGCCGTCGACGCCGTCCTCGACGAGTGGGGTCGGATAGACATCCTCGTCAACAACGCCGCGATACTGCACTTCGGCTTCTTCGAGGACCAGACGCTCGACGACGCGAATACGGTCTTCGACGTGAACGTCTTCGGCTACCTGCGGACAATCCACGCCGTGTTGCCCCACATGCGGGCCCGGAACGTGGGCATCATCCACAACGTGAGTTCCGGCGTCGGTCTGGTCGGCAACCCGGGCCTGACGGGGTACGGCGCGAGCAAGGGCGCCATCGAGGCGTTCACGAAGTCGCTCCGGCTCGAACTGCAGGACACGGGCGTCGCCGTGACCGTGATGCACCCCCGGCTGGCAGCCACCCGGTCCGCACTCGACCTCGGCTACCCCGACTCGCAGCTGCGCGACCCGACCGACGTGGGGCGGAAACTGGCCCGCAAGATCGAGTCGCGCAAGCCGGTCGTCTTCACCGACCGGGTCACCAGACTCGGGCTGTGGGCGGCCCAGCGGTTCCCGTTCCTCGTGCGGCGCGGGACCCGGCGGTTCGTGGAGGAACACGAGGCAGCACCGCCGGCAGACGCCCGCTGA